In the genome of Prosthecobacter dejongeii, the window GCAGAATGTCTCGCTGGAAAATTTGGTGCGTCACATCCAGCAACCGCCTCTGCGAAAGATCGGCGTGGTGGACATTGAGACTTTCTGTCCTGAGTCAAAGCGCACGGCACTGGCCATGAAGCTGAATAACCTCATCGCCTCACCGGGTTTTGCCACCTGGCTGGAGGGGGAGCCACTAGACATCCAGCGCATGTATTACACGCCGGAAGGGAAGCCGCGCATCACCATCTTTAACATTGCGCATCTAGGAGATAGTGAGCGGATGTTTTTCGTTTCGTTGCTTCTAAATCATTTGTTAGGTTGGATGCGGAGTCAGCAAGGCACCACCTCCCTGCGTGCGCTGTTCTACATGGATGAAATTTACGGTTATCTTCCACCCAGCGCCATGCCTCCCTCGAAGAAGCCGATGATGATTCTTCTGAAGCAAGCGCGTGCCTTTGGACTGGGCATTCTAGTGGCGACTCAGAATCCGGTGGACCTCGATTATAAAGCCCTGGCCAACATTGGAACTTGGTGGATTGGCCGACTGCAGACGGAGCGCGATAAAGCGCGCCTACTGGATGGGCTGGAAGGGGCGATCAGTAGCAGCGCTGGTCAGTTTGATCGTAAGACCCTCGAGACGGCGATTTCAGGCTTGGGAAACCGAGTTTTTCTCATGAATAATGTCCATGAGGATGGCCCCGCCATCTTCCATGTACGCTGGATCATGAGCTACCTGAGCGGTCCTCTGGCACGTGACCAAGTGAAACGTCTCATGGACCCCCTACGCCCGTCTAAAAACAGTGCTTCATCTGCCAGCGAAGATGATGGATTTCTCCCTCCTGGTGCTACGGCGGCCCCTGCCGCAGATCGTAACACGATCAAACCTAAGTTGCCAGAAGGCACAGCGGAATACTTTTTGCCCACCCATGCCTCTTCCGACACTCTTTGTTATGTTCCTGCCATTCTACGCAGTGCAGAGGTGAATTTTGACGATGCTCGTCGCAAAATTAGCGGCCGTAGCACGGTGACACTGGTGAACCCCATTGATGTGGAAAACCAGCGTGTATTGTGGGATAAATTTGTCGAGATTCCCCGGGATGTAGATCTAAATGCCTGGAACACTGACTTTGTTGATGGTGCTGAATACACGGTTCTGCCTGGAGCGGCGATGAAATCCAGCACGTACAGTAGCATCAAGAAAGATTATGTGGACTGGGTGTATGCCAACCACAGTCTGGAAATCAGCTACAGTCCTTTGTTAGAAGCGTATTCGAATCCTGGTGAAAAAACAGATGAGTTTAAAGTCCGCATTACCCAGACAGCTCGAGAACTGCGCGACGCAGCCATCGAAGAATTGCGAGAAAAGACGGCGAAGGTATTCAAGGCATTGGAGGAGAAAGTGATCCGAGCTCAGACGAAAGTGGATACTCAAAAGTCCCAGGCCACGAGTGCTAAACTTTCCACGGCTGTATCCATTGGCACGAGCTTGCTGGGCGCATTTTTTGGTCGCAAAAAAGGCATCGCTTCTGTGGCTAAGGCCAGCACTGTAACTGGCGCCGCTCGTGTCATGAGAGAACACCAGGAAGCGGCAGCGGCAGAAGCTGAGTTAGAACGTCTCCAGGCCGACATTGCCGAGTTGGAAAAACAGTTGGCGGACGACACTCAAAAGATCCGCGATCAGTACGACCCCACGGTTCTAGCACTCGAGACGACCAAGCTTACACCGACAAAGTCGAAGATCCTGCCGACAGCCATTGGTATCCTGTGGTTGCCCCATGAGCGGGCTGGGGCGGAGCTTCGTAAAGCATGGTCTTGATCAATGCCCTGTTCTGGTCAGCTTTTAGAGAGGGCTATATCAGGAGTGGTTTTTTAAGCCTTTGTAGGAATCGTTGTCATTGCCTGAATTCAGGCAATGCAAAGGTGCACACGAGCACGCATCCGTGTCGCTTTCATGCTAGAAATGGCCTGGCGGCACCGCTATAATTAAATTCCCCCCATGAATTTATATTTTGTTGATGTCGTAACTCGTTTTCGTTTCGCTTTGGCTATTTGTTCGGCGTCATTGATTGCTGCATGCTCTGCACCACAGAAGTCCGCAGTGGCTGATCCCGAAGTTTTCAATTGGAGCGAAAGCCAACTTCGTTCGCGTTTCCCCAAAGCTCAAAACATCGGGGTGGTTCAGCTCTCAGGTCGAAAATTAAAGTCCCAAACATCTGACACTGGTGATGTGGAATATTTGGCGTCTGGAGGAGCCTTGCTAGTGAAAAAAGTGGAGCCACCTATTCTGGCTCAAGCCTCAGAGATTAAGGTGACTCCAGACGCAGCTATCCTTCGAGGTAACCAAGCCATGGTTAAACACAACGGGCGTTTGATCACGTCCGAGTCGGCCTCCACGGAGATCACTATTGATGGGGTCCAAGTCAAGGTAGAAGGACCTCATTTCATACGCGACTTAGCTACAGGTAAGATCACTCCGATGGCAGGAGCCACCGCCCCTATCGCAGCAATACCCGAGGCGGTGAAAGCCAAGATCGTTAATAAGCCGATCTCTCAAGCTCCTGCAAAACCTTTGGTTAGGTCTGTAACGGTTCCTCTTGACGCCGTGAAAGTTCCTGTCCCGACTCCAGTGTCCAAAACGGTGGCTCAGAAAACCAACAAACGCCCGCTGACTAACTCTCAACCTACGGCTAAACCCACCCCACCAGTGGACCGTAAAGAATTGCTCAACTTGATGCGCGCACCCACGGAGTAAAGGTGCTTTAAAACTGGGTGTTTCATTAGGCGGGCCTTGTTTACTGAATGCGCATCCATTCGACTCGAGGTCACAAACAAATGAGCCTGTAAGCTGCGGATAATGAGTCAATTGCTTAGGTTTTTGGCCATTTGGAGTGGCGGTCGGATGTTATGAATGTCAGATTAACTTCATCTGGTTAATTTCCGTGAGTTACCATTTCTATTTTGATAAGAATAAAGCCGGACCTTTTTTGTCATGCCTTTGGGAGTATCTGCCCATCAAGTTCATTGAGTTTCGGTTATGAATGAGCCAAATCCATCGGGGAAGGGGCTTTCATAAAGGAAAATGCAATTCAATATCCGGACTGGAAAGTGGGGCGCGAGAGGTGTTTCCAGGGGCCTGCTCACTGCTACAGCCGCTGGGGAAATGACGGCATCTCTTCTAATTCGATAGAGCTCGATACCGACTGAACTGATGCCATGAATTCATTTTAGCAAGAAAACTCCTGGCGAGCTTCGAGAAGCAGGGGATCGAACCGGGGGATGGGTAGATCTTTGGAAAGAAACGTCTCCGCTGGCATGGCTTTTGCACGGTGGGACGTCTCATGCCCCGCAAACAATCGCAGTTTTCCCTTTACGGGATGGCCGGGCATTAAAAAAATACAGCAGAACATTGACACTCAACTCGCAGGCCCCTTATACTCACCAGCCATGCTCAGGCAAATCATCGGACAACCTACTGAAGGGCAAAAGGAAACAGGCCGCGCTGAGGCCCCCGCACCGGCCTCAACGGCTGATCGTGGAACCAGCTTCTCCGCGCCCGCTCCTGCTGCACAACCCCAACGCGCATCCCAATCTTATAACATGACTTCCAGCAAAAACGTTCTCGCCAACGACGTCGAAATCAAAGGCTCCATTAAATTCTCCCATGATCTCATTATTGACGGGAAAATCGAAGGAGAAGTCCAGTCCGACGGTAGCCTGACTGTGGGTGAAAATGCTCTGATCAAAGGCGAAATTAAGACCCGTTCCGTTATCATTTTCGGCAAAGTGGAAGGTAATATCACCGTTCTCGAGCGCTGCGAACTCAAGAGCAACGCCATCCTCGTGGGTGACATCGAAGCTGGCACTCTCTCCATCGAAGAAGGCGCTACCTTCATGGGGGCTTCTAAAGTCGGCCGCAAGCCGGAGCCTGCCAAGCCAGCACCTTTGGGTGGCAATCGCCCAGCATCTGCTTAACCCTCAAATTATAGAATCACCTTCGAGTGTTTCGGAGTCTTTTCGGCTCTAAAAGCGACCGTCCGGGTCCACCCAAGAATCAAATCGAGGTGGTGTGCCCGGCTTGTGGCGCGGCTCAGTATGAGCCGCGCCTTGTTGTCTCCACTTTTTGCAAAAAGTGCGGGGTGCATTTGAGCATCCAGCGCAAGAAAGTCGTGGCCTCCAGTGTCACACGCTCGGGTGTGGGCATGCCTGATCCTTGGGCAGACTCTAAACCCATCCCCAAGCCTGAGCCTCAAACTGCCCCTGTTGAAGTGGCACCACCTGCCCCCAATGAAGACCCTGTGGCGGTGGAAATGAGCCAACCTGTGTCGGAGGAAGAAGCTGCGGAAGGTGGCTTCGGTGTCTTTTTAAAACAGCAGGCCACTCCACCCTCCGCCCCAGCCGTATCGAGTCCTTCGCCTACCTCTGAGCCCCCTGTGGCTGTGGAGCCTAGACTTACCACCGAGTTAGAAGACACGACTGCGACACCTGAAGTCGAGCCTGCGGTGGCTGCCACAAAGCGGCCTCAATCCTACGCCCCACCGCCGACTCCCGCACCTGCCCCCATGAGCGCTAGCACGCTCCAGAAAATGAAAAATGAGGGGATGTACAGGAACCAGTATTTTAAGGATGCGGACTGCTTTGACTGCGGTCACAAATTTAAAGTCAGTCGTTCATCTCGTTCCACTCAGTGCCCCACTTGCGGTGCCCTGATCTCCTTAGAAGACGTGGAGGTGAATATGCACTCTGGCCAGTCTATCAAAACGCGGGGAGACGTACTCATCCGCAAGCGTGGTCAGGTTTCGGCTGAGAGTATCCAGTGCAAGGATCTCCGTTGCCAAGGGATCTTAGAAGCCAATGTAAAGGCCTCAGGTGATGTCATCATCCGTGCTACAGGCACCATGATTGGCGAAATTCACTGCCGCCGATTCATTGTAGAAAAAGGGGCTGACGTGGTATTCCTAAATGTTATCCACGCTGAAGAGGTGGACATCCAGGCACGCATCACAGCCACCCTTTTTTCCAGTGGGCCATTCATCATTGGCACTCAAGGTTCCGTCAATGGAGATGTAACTGCACGTTCCGTGTCGATTGAGCCAGGCGGCGAACTGAATGGAGCCATGAACATTGTGAGAACAAAGGCCCCCACTCCGCCTGCGGTTATGGAAGATTGAATGTTGTAAACGAGTTTTAATTTGAGCCTGAAGCGAGTGGTGGCTTGAGTCCGTTGAGTCAAAAAATAAGCCGTTGTAGAGCAGTGTCTTGCGGTAAAGGTTATTCTGAATTAGCCTTTCGAACAATGGATCAAACTCTGCTCGCTTTAGCTCAAAAAATCGGACTCACAGCCTTAGACGTAGGCGCGCGTGGAGGTGTGAATACCGACCTTGGGCCTTTGGCTAGTGCTACGAATTATGTAGGCTTTGAGCCTGATCCTGAAGAATGTGCACGATTGAGCAGGACGGGTATTGGCGGCGGCTGGAAGAACGTAAAATTTGTCCCAGTTGCCCTCGCTGCTCAGCCAGGTGAATTCACCTTAAATCTTTATTCAAAACGAGGGTGTTCATCCAAATACACTGCGCGTCAAGATCTGGGACAACTCTTTGCACGAGGCGATTTTTACAACCTCGACGAAGTCGTTAAAGTTCCCTGTCAGCGCCTGGACGATGTTTTGGTAAGTGAAGCGATCGCTGAACCTGCATTCATGAAAATTGATGTGCAAAGCATGGAAGTCGAAGTCTTCGATGGGGCACAAAAGACGTTAAAGGAAGACCTTGTGGGCATTCGCACGGAAGTTTCCTTTTTCCCCATGTATGAAGAGCAACCTTTGTTCGCCGAAATCGACCAACGCGTGCGTCGAGATGGATTCGTGCCTATGCGATGGTTGGAAAATCATGAATGGCGGCGTGGGACAAAAAAGAAACCATACGCCATGGCTGACGGCGCGCTGCCATTCTCGAGAGGGCAACTGATGCATGCTGACGTTCTTTATCTTCAACATCCAGAGTGGCTTAAGACGGATACGCCACAGGCTCTACGCCGTTTGGCCCGCTTAGGGTTGGTCGCGGCTTGCTATCAGCATTACGATCACGCGTTGGCTGCATTTTCGATTCCTGCTGTGAGGAGTTTTTGCCGCGAAGAAATGCATCTAGATGCAGAACGTGCTGTGGAACGGATGTCCCAAGCTGAAGTTACTCTAGGGCGACGATTAGGCTGGAGACTAATGCGTGCCTTGCAGAATCGCTTTGCGTGAGCCAAAGAGGGGCTGCTCATGCTTCCGCAAGTCGTCTTCGTTCAAAATTCCGTGCATCTAGCCGGGGCCCAGAAGTCTTTGTCTAGACTTCTCACTGCTCCAGCGATGCAGGAGCATGATCCCATACTGCTTACGGGCCAGGAAGGTTGGCTTACAGAGCATTGTGATGAAAATCGGGTGAAGTGGTTACGAGTGCCGTTTCCTGCTTCACGCAGCTTGCCTGCGCGCATGATTGGCAATCGGTTATTCGCTAAAAAGGCCGCCCGAATTTTAGCACACTCTCTAGAGCCTGGACGCCCAATCATCGTTCACACAAATGACCATCCAGATAGTCTTTTGGGCCTAGCTCTGGCGCGTGAGTTGAGTGCGCTTCCAGTGCTGACATTGCGAACTCCTGGGATGAGTCTGCGCGATTTTGAAAAATATCACTGTTCGAATCATGCGCATTTGATTGCCGTCGGAGACGATCTTTTTCACAAAGTCCACCCTTGGGTTTCTGGGAAACGCCCTCTCACTTTGGTGCACAATGGAGTGACAGAACAGGAGATTTTAGCGCCTCTACTTTCAGGGCCTGATTCCGTCACTCGCCTTTTGGTCCTGGGATCCATCATTCCTCGAAAAGGGTGGCAAGATCTCATGGAGGCTCTCTTGATATTGGAGAAGCGGTTGGCTCCAGGGCCTGTTCCTGAGATTGATTTTTTGGGGGATTTGTTAGGCACACAGCCCGAAGACGTCTTGGCGACCCATCGACTCACTCGATTTAAAGTGTCGTTCTTGGGAGTGCGTAAAGAATACCGTGCTTGCTTGCGTCAGTACAGCTTGGCGGTGCATCCCTCACGCAGCGAAAGCTTTGGCATGGCGGCTTTGGAGTGTGTGGCAGCGGGGGTGCCTTTATTGGCCGCCGCTACAGGTCTGATTCCTGAATTTGTGCTTCAGCCCTCATTTCTCTTCCCTCCTCAAGATGCTGCGACTTTGGCGGATCGGCTAGAGCATTTGATCATCTTATCTGCCCCTGAACGGATCGCTGAATTTCATTTCGAGTCCGTCCATCAAGTGGTAAAAGATCGTTTTTCGACTCCGGGAACGGTACGAAAATTAAAAGGTATTTACGCCGGACTTTCATCTCAAAACGCATGATTTCTGGAGCTGCGATCGTTAGTGATAAACAGTTAGGCGACGTTTTGCTGCTGCAACCCTGTGGTGACTATCTCGCAGAAAAGACGGGTAAATCTACGGCATTGTTTGTTAGGGATGTTTTCAAGCCGATGATTGATCTGATGCCGGGGTGTGCCTGGGGGCCAGAGGGAGAAAAGAAATTCAGTGAAGTTTGGTCCACCAGTTGGAGTTCGCGAGCTGTGTGGCAGGCCCTGCGGTTACGGAGTCCGAATCGTCGTTTGATTGTTAATAAATCCAGGCACCTGCGGTGGTGGTATCGCTTGGTTTTCCACGAGATCCGTCTGGAGCCACCTTCTGCAGAATATTGGGCGCGTTACTTCTGGCGGATCGTGAGTGGTCAGCCTGCGGAGGCTTTTATAGCTCCTCGATTGAATTTACCACCTCCAGAATGGTGTCATCCTGCATTACCGATGGGTGGATTCATCCTCATCAACCCAACTGCGGCATGGCAGAGGAAATTTTGGGGAGTGGAGCAGTGGGCTGAGCTAATTACACGCCTGTTTAACGAAGATCCCCTGGTGACGCTGGTCATCGCCGGGGGAAGTTCAGAGCGTGAGATTGCCCACTGTGCGGCTATTGTTGAAAGCGCTGGCGTTCCCGTGGTGAACCTAGCCGGACAGACATCTCTGAAGCAATATCTTCATCTTCTGGCGGGCGCTACTCTGGTGGTTTGCATTGATGGGGCGGCCTCGCATTTGGCTCAGGCTTTTCAGGTGCCCACGGTGACCGTCTTTGGTCCGACACATGAAGGAAAATGGCATTGGCCTACTTCGCGTCACATTGCCTTAGCGGCCAGAAACTACAATGAATCGCAGTCCTATGGCCCAGCATCAGGTGTCCCAGTTTACGCCATGTGGGAGGCTGTTTGTGCTGCTAGGATGCCTTGAATGCCTTCAGTGAGGCTCTGACGACCCGATGACCAGTAAAAGTCATCAACATACCGACGCTGATTTTGGACCTGGGTGGTTGCGAACACAGAGTCGCTGACCAGTTTAGAGATTGTATCGCTGAGTTGAGCAGGAGTTTGAGCCACCAAGCATGCTTGAAATTCGTGAATAAGCGGAAAGCCTAACTCAGTGTTTGGTTCATACAAAAAGATGACAGGCACACCCAAGACAAAGGCTTCAAGGCCTGCTGTGGAATTTGAATTGAGCAGCACTTCAGCATCTTGCAAATGCTTGAGCATATCTTCCTCCGGCGGAATGAGATGAACGTTCGAGGGCGGATTCAGGGACTCAATGTAGAGAGTTCTGACATGCAGCTCTTCCTCATCCATGCCGATGAAGCATTGCTCCACTTTCTTGCGATCTCGTAAGGGGTGGAATTTGATGCGAAATTCATGGTTAGGCATTTGCTGTGCCGTATCCACAATGAGTCGGTAATGCATGTAGCTGCGCTGTGGATCTACCGTGGCCGATGTGCCCGAATAGTAGCTATCGGCATAAAGGACGATGTTTTTCTTACCCGGTGATGAAGACTGAAGCAGGGCAGGGGGGCGACGGTGTGACGCGACGGGAATGATTCTCTCGGCTTGATGGCCCCGTACTTTAGCGATGTGTGTGTTACGTCCGCTATCACAAAGCAACCAGTCAGGGCTGAAACTGAAACGAGGCTGAGGAATGTGATCGTAAGTGTAAGCTGCGACAGGTATACCCAATTCACTGGCGGCTAAACTCCAAGCTCGCTCGTCACTGCCTTCCTGGGTATCACACAGAAGCAGGCTGGGACGATCTTTTTCCAGGTAATCCAGAGCGCGTAAATATTTCCAGGCGAAACGAGGATAGGTTTCGCGAGATTGTTCCCGGCCAAGGTCTAACAAAATGGATCGTGGATCTCCTGCATCATCTTTTAGCAGGCTGCTCAGTTTGTTTTCGCAAGCTTGCCACCATGTGGCATAGCCCGTCTTGAGCCTTTCGAACTCCAAACCTTCAGGTCGGCCAAAAACCTCATCGGAGACATGATTCCAGTCTAGATGAGTATCTTTGGATTGGCTTAGGAGCATCCTGGAGAGCCGAATGCTGCAACACAAAACGGCACCTTGTTTAGCTGAGCGAGGCGTTTGTGTGGCTGAAGGAACGGGAGGGGGAGTTTTTTTCCAGCGATTCACCAATCGCTGCCAACGGCGTTTAAGAGACCATGGACGGGGTTCCGTGGATAAAAACTGAATTGGGATTTGGTGTTTTGCCGCGACTTGCTTCCAAGCTCGAAAACTAATGCCAGCTCCCGGTGCTACGAGGATACGGTCAAAGGTACGTCCGGCAAACACATGCCCCGCTAACTCGAGATTGACGAGATAGGGATTGATCCACTTTCGGCAAGTCATGCCTAAACACGCGGCTCGAAACGCCCGTTGTAGAGGTACGTTGTCCGTTATGGGCAGGGACTGAAGGTAGCTTTCCAGAATCTCATTGGTCCGTGTGTCCAAGTTCACCTGATCTTCAGGTGAAAGGAGATCCAAAGCATTGATCCACTCTTTGGCTTTGAAGCGTTGTTCCAGCGGGAGCCAAGTCTCAACTTCAAGCACCGTAAGCTCGGACTGAGACTGGATTTGCTGCACTTCGTTCTTACACGCCTTAGGTGCAAGAGAG includes:
- a CDS encoding ATP-binding protein, which gives rise to MTISPDQYEKLGAFYLGRGYDLATKQLQDDLIMYDSKDLVTHGVVLGMTGSGKTGLCLALLEEAAMDGVPLIAIDPKGDIGNALLTFPNLSPEEFKPWVNADDARRKGITVDDYAAQQSQLWTKGLADWGQSGERIRKLRETVDMAIYTPGSNAGLPVSILSSLDCPPAAVMDDAETLADRIESTVSSLLGLMGIEADPVQSPEHILLSNIIAFAWRKGQNVSLENLVRHIQQPPLRKIGVVDIETFCPESKRTALAMKLNNLIASPGFATWLEGEPLDIQRMYYTPEGKPRITIFNIAHLGDSERMFFVSLLLNHLLGWMRSQQGTTSLRALFYMDEIYGYLPPSAMPPSKKPMMILLKQARAFGLGILVATQNPVDLDYKALANIGTWWIGRLQTERDKARLLDGLEGAISSSAGQFDRKTLETAISGLGNRVFLMNNVHEDGPAIFHVRWIMSYLSGPLARDQVKRLMDPLRPSKNSASSASEDDGFLPPGATAAPAADRNTIKPKLPEGTAEYFLPTHASSDTLCYVPAILRSAEVNFDDARRKISGRSTVTLVNPIDVENQRVLWDKFVEIPRDVDLNAWNTDFVDGAEYTVLPGAAMKSSTYSSIKKDYVDWVYANHSLEISYSPLLEAYSNPGEKTDEFKVRITQTARELRDAAIEELREKTAKVFKALEEKVIRAQTKVDTQKSQATSAKLSTAVSIGTSLLGAFFGRKKGIASVAKASTVTGAARVMREHQEAAAAEAELERLQADIAELEKQLADDTQKIRDQYDPTVLALETTKLTPTKSKILPTAIGILWLPHERAGAELRKAWS
- a CDS encoding bactofilin family protein, which produces MTSSKNVLANDVEIKGSIKFSHDLIIDGKIEGEVQSDGSLTVGENALIKGEIKTRSVIIFGKVEGNITVLERCELKSNAILVGDIEAGTLSIEEGATFMGASKVGRKPEPAKPAPLGGNRPASA
- a CDS encoding polymer-forming cytoskeletal protein, coding for MHLSIQRKKVVASSVTRSGVGMPDPWADSKPIPKPEPQTAPVEVAPPAPNEDPVAVEMSQPVSEEEAAEGGFGVFLKQQATPPSAPAVSSPSPTSEPPVAVEPRLTTELEDTTATPEVEPAVAATKRPQSYAPPPTPAPAPMSASTLQKMKNEGMYRNQYFKDADCFDCGHKFKVSRSSRSTQCPTCGALISLEDVEVNMHSGQSIKTRGDVLIRKRGQVSAESIQCKDLRCQGILEANVKASGDVIIRATGTMIGEIHCRRFIVEKGADVVFLNVIHAEEVDIQARITATLFSSGPFIIGTQGSVNGDVTARSVSIEPGGELNGAMNIVRTKAPTPPAVMED
- a CDS encoding FkbM family methyltransferase; amino-acid sequence: MDQTLLALAQKIGLTALDVGARGGVNTDLGPLASATNYVGFEPDPEECARLSRTGIGGGWKNVKFVPVALAAQPGEFTLNLYSKRGCSSKYTARQDLGQLFARGDFYNLDEVVKVPCQRLDDVLVSEAIAEPAFMKIDVQSMEVEVFDGAQKTLKEDLVGIRTEVSFFPMYEEQPLFAEIDQRVRRDGFVPMRWLENHEWRRGTKKKPYAMADGALPFSRGQLMHADVLYLQHPEWLKTDTPQALRRLARLGLVAACYQHYDHALAAFSIPAVRSFCREEMHLDAERAVERMSQAEVTLGRRLGWRLMRALQNRFA
- a CDS encoding glycosyltransferase family 4 protein — translated: MLPQVVFVQNSVHLAGAQKSLSRLLTAPAMQEHDPILLTGQEGWLTEHCDENRVKWLRVPFPASRSLPARMIGNRLFAKKAARILAHSLEPGRPIIVHTNDHPDSLLGLALARELSALPVLTLRTPGMSLRDFEKYHCSNHAHLIAVGDDLFHKVHPWVSGKRPLTLVHNGVTEQEILAPLLSGPDSVTRLLVLGSIIPRKGWQDLMEALLILEKRLAPGPVPEIDFLGDLLGTQPEDVLATHRLTRFKVSFLGVRKEYRACLRQYSLAVHPSRSESFGMAALECVAAGVPLLAAATGLIPEFVLQPSFLFPPQDAATLADRLEHLIILSAPERIAEFHFESVHQVVKDRFSTPGTVRKLKGIYAGLSSQNA
- a CDS encoding glycosyltransferase family 9 protein; protein product: MISGAAIVSDKQLGDVLLLQPCGDYLAEKTGKSTALFVRDVFKPMIDLMPGCAWGPEGEKKFSEVWSTSWSSRAVWQALRLRSPNRRLIVNKSRHLRWWYRLVFHEIRLEPPSAEYWARYFWRIVSGQPAEAFIAPRLNLPPPEWCHPALPMGGFILINPTAAWQRKFWGVEQWAELITRLFNEDPLVTLVIAGGSSEREIAHCAAIVESAGVPVVNLAGQTSLKQYLHLLAGATLVVCIDGAASHLAQAFQVPTVTVFGPTHEGKWHWPTSRHIALAARNYNESQSYGPASGVPVYAMWEAVCAARMP
- a CDS encoding glycosyltransferase family protein, which produces MTRTLFIYGSLAPKACKNEVQQIQSQSELTVLEVETWLPLEQRFKAKEWINALDLLSPEDQVNLDTRTNEILESYLQSLPITDNVPLQRAFRAACLGMTCRKWINPYLVNLELAGHVFAGRTFDRILVAPGAGISFRAWKQVAAKHQIPIQFLSTEPRPWSLKRRWQRLVNRWKKTPPPVPSATQTPRSAKQGAVLCCSIRLSRMLLSQSKDTHLDWNHVSDEVFGRPEGLEFERLKTGYATWWQACENKLSSLLKDDAGDPRSILLDLGREQSRETYPRFAWKYLRALDYLEKDRPSLLLCDTQEGSDERAWSLAASELGIPVAAYTYDHIPQPRFSFSPDWLLCDSGRNTHIAKVRGHQAERIIPVASHRRPPALLQSSSPGKKNIVLYADSYYSGTSATVDPQRSYMHYRLIVDTAQQMPNHEFRIKFHPLRDRKKVEQCFIGMDEEELHVRTLYIESLNPPSNVHLIPPEEDMLKHLQDAEVLLNSNSTAGLEAFVLGVPVIFLYEPNTELGFPLIHEFQACLVAQTPAQLSDTISKLVSDSVFATTQVQNQRRYVDDFYWSSGRQSLTEGIQGILAAQTASHMA